In Syntrophobacterales bacterium, the DNA window TGATCAAGGATTAGACCATTTATCCAAACGATGGTTCAGCAGGGGAAAAGCAGTGAATCTTGAAGAGGCCAAAACCAGGATCAGTCAGTTGCGCACAGCTATCCACCACCACAACAGGCGTTATTATCAGATGGATGATCCGGAGATAACCGATGCCGAGTATGACCTTCTTCTTCGGACAGTCGCAGAGATTGAGGAAGAATTTCCGGATTTGGTCACGCCGGATTCGCCAACCCAGCGGGTAGGCGCGCCTCCCCTGGAAAAATTCAGCCCGGTCGCCCATCTAACCCCGATGTTAAGCCTCAAAGACGTTTTCCCAATGAAAAACAACTCCTTTTCCGATGGCGAGATCCGCGACTTTGACCGTCGCTGTCGGCAGCTTTCCGAAGCTGACGCTATCCTTTACACCGTCGAGCCCAAGCTGGACGGCCTTGCCGTCAATCTCCTATACTTAAACGGCCGGCTTGCAACTGGTTCCACACGGGGGGACGGCTCAGTTGGAGAAAATGTGACTTCGAACATTCGCACAATACCGACCGTGCCCTTGCAAATCCCTCAAGCACATTCCTCCCTCGCCCCCCTGCAAACCGAAACCATCGCCGTACCGGAAAAAATCGAAATTCGCGGGGAGATCTGCATGGAAAGGGCGGCGCTGCAAAAACTTAACCAGCGGCGCGACCAGGAAGGACTCCCGCCGTTTGCCAACCCGCGCAATGCGGCTGCCGGCTCTCTGCGCCAATTGGACTCGCGAATCACCGCGCGCAGACCCCTCACCCTGTTCTGTTACGCCATGGGAGGCGTTGAGGGAATTCCCTTCCAGAGTCACACAGACATCCTTAGTGCCCTTTCCCAGTGGGGCTTTCAGGTCAATCCGCTGATCCGCCATCGCATTGGCTTGGATGAATGTATCGAATATTATCATCACATTAACGAAATACGCGAGGGGCTTCCCTACGAAATAGATGGCGTCGTTATCAAGGTTGATAATCTGAGAATCCAGGATCAGCTCGGGGCGGTGTCCCGAAGCCCCCGCTGGGCGATTGCCTGCAAGTTTGCCCCTGTTCAGGAACAAACCGTTCTTGAAGACATCACCGTTCAGGTCGGAAGAACGGGCGTTCTGACGCCAGTCGCGGTATTGACGCCGGTTCGCGTCGGCGGGGTAACGGTAAGCAGGGCAACGCTGCATAATGAGGACAATATCCGCAATAAGGACATCCGCATCGGCGACACCGTCATCGTGCAGAGGGCGGGCGATGTCATTCCGGAGATTGTTTCGGTTCTCAAGGGCGGCAGAAATGGCCGGGAAAGACCCTTCACAATGCCGGAGAAATGCCCGGAGTGCGGGGCGAAAGTTGTCAGAATCGCAGGAGAAGTGGCGGTAAGATGCGTAAACCTCTCATGTCAGGCCCAACTGCGAGAACACATTTCCCATTTTGCCTCCCGGGCGGCGCTCGATATAGATGGCATGGGGGATAAGCTGGCGGCGCAGCTCGTTGCCGATTCGTTGGTCGGCGACCCGGCCGACCTGTTTTTCCTGACGAAGGAAAAA includes these proteins:
- the ligA gene encoding NAD-dependent DNA ligase LigA; the protein is MNLEEAKTRISQLRTAIHHHNRRYYQMDDPEITDAEYDLLLRTVAEIEEEFPDLVTPDSPTQRVGAPPLEKFSPVAHLTPMLSLKDVFPMKNNSFSDGEIRDFDRRCRQLSEADAILYTVEPKLDGLAVNLLYLNGRLATGSTRGDGSVGENVTSNIRTIPTVPLQIPQAHSSLAPLQTETIAVPEKIEIRGEICMERAALQKLNQRRDQEGLPPFANPRNAAAGSLRQLDSRITARRPLTLFCYAMGGVEGIPFQSHTDILSALSQWGFQVNPLIRHRIGLDECIEYYHHINEIREGLPYEIDGVVIKVDNLRIQDQLGAVSRSPRWAIACKFAPVQEQTVLEDITVQVGRTGVLTPVAVLTPVRVGGVTVSRATLHNEDNIRNKDIRIGDTVIVQRAGDVIPEIVSVLKGGRNGRERPFTMPEKCPECGAKVVRIAGEVAVRCVNLSCQAQLREHISHFASRAALDIDGMGDKLAAQLVADSLVGDPADLFFLTKEKLLALERMADKSAVNLLEAIGRAKKPPLARLIYALGIRHVGERTAKLLAARYRNLDALAAADTSELQTIRDIGPEVATSIAGFFREQANLRVIEKLGLAGVSPVIDNSLADAPLAGKYFVFTGTLPNLGRNEAKLLVESLGGTVESAVTKKTSYVVAGEAPGSKIEKARKAGTSILDENSFLTLVKEGKPL